The following proteins come from a genomic window of Trifolium pratense cultivar HEN17-A07 linkage group LG4, ARS_RC_1.1, whole genome shotgun sequence:
- the LOC123920313 gene encoding aquaporin SIP1-1-like has translation MSVIKSAIGDAILTSIFVFFISTLKILSTKTSFFLNLEPVSLPGLFITTILNTIIILTISLIGRILGGASFNPSSTISFYTLGLRPNSSLLSMAIRFPAQAIGGAFGIKTILQVMPNEYKHMMKGPSLKVDLHTGAIVEGVLTFTHNFVILIVMLKGPKNPWLKVYLLSVATLVLVIIGSGYTGPSMNPANAFGWAYMNNKHNTWEQFYVFWICPLIGASSAALVYRFVFMSAELAPVKEKKA, from the coding sequence ATGAGTGTGATTAAATCAGCCATAGGAGATGCAATTTTAACATCAATCTTTGTTTTCTTCATCTCAACATTAAAAATTCTCTCTACAAAAACATCATTTTTCCTTAATCTTGAACCAGTTTCACTACCTGGTTTATTCATCACAACAATCCTAAACACAATAATCATCCTCACAATAAGCCTTATTGGAAGAATCTTAGGTGGAGCTAGCTTCAACCCATCATCAACAATTTCCTTCTACACATTAGGACTAAGACCCAATTCATCTCTTCTATCAATGGCCATTAGATTTCCAGCTCAAGCAATAGGCGGCGCGTTCGGTATCAAAACAATTCTTCAAGTTATGCCAAATGAATACAAACATATGATGAAAGGTCCTTCTTTGAAAGTTGATTTACATACAGGAGCTATAGTTGAAGGTGTTTTAACATTTACTCATAACTTTGTTATTCTTATTGTTATGCTTAAGGGTCCTAAAAATCCTTGGTTAAAGGTTTATTTGCTTTCTGTTGCAACTTTGGTTTTGGTTATTATTGGTTCTGGCTATACAGGACCTTCTATGAACCCTGCTAATGCATTTGGTTGGGCTTATATGAATAATAAGCATAATACTTGGGagcaattttatgttttttggatTTGTCCTTTAATTGGGGCTAGTTCTGCTGCTTTGGTTTATCGTTTTGTGTTTATGTCAGCAGAACTAGCCCCAGTTAAGGAGAAGAAAGCTTGA